In the Hyphomonadaceae bacterium BL14 genome, one interval contains:
- a CDS encoding glutamate--cysteine ligase — translation MSGTYNPGGEGDPIESKAQLIAHSASGEKPRERWRIGTEHEKFGFTRETRQPLAYEGDGASVRKMLDGLTRFGWQPIVEDGKTVALKRQDGSITLEPGGQFELSGAPLETLHETCREVNGHLREVREVADEIGAGFLGLGFTPVSALADIPMMPKARYQIMRDYMPKVGGLGHQMMFRSCTVQTNLDFSSEADMVKKMRVSLALQPVATALFANSPFADGRPNGYLSYRAHVWTDVDPNRTGMLPFAFEEGFGYEQYVDWALDAPMYFVKREGRYIDASGQSFRDFLQGKLPALPGVIPVLSDWEDHLSTLFPEVRLKTFLEQRGADGGPWSNLCALPAFWVGLLYDDAALDAAWEYVKDWTREERACLRIGAARFALKTPFRTRTLQDVAKDVLAIARSGLKARARLNAHGEHEALFLDDLDDIARSGLSPAERLLERYHGPWGGKLDAIFEEAAY, via the coding sequence ATGAGCGGAACCTATAATCCCGGCGGCGAGGGCGATCCCATCGAGAGCAAGGCGCAGCTGATTGCGCACTCGGCCTCGGGAGAGAAGCCGCGTGAGCGCTGGCGCATCGGCACCGAGCACGAGAAATTCGGCTTCACCCGCGAGACCCGCCAGCCTCTGGCCTATGAGGGCGACGGCGCCAGCGTGCGCAAAATGCTCGACGGCCTGACCCGCTTTGGCTGGCAGCCTATCGTAGAGGACGGCAAGACGGTCGCGCTCAAACGCCAGGACGGCTCCATCACGCTGGAGCCGGGCGGGCAGTTTGAGCTGTCGGGCGCCCCGCTGGAGACGCTGCACGAAACCTGCCGCGAGGTGAACGGGCATTTGCGCGAGGTGCGCGAGGTGGCCGACGAGATCGGCGCGGGCTTCCTGGGCCTCGGCTTCACGCCGGTGTCGGCGCTGGCCGACATTCCGATGATGCCGAAGGCGCGCTACCAGATCATGCGCGACTACATGCCGAAAGTGGGCGGGCTCGGCCATCAGATGATGTTCCGCTCGTGCACCGTGCAGACCAATCTCGATTTCTCCAGCGAAGCCGACATGGTCAAGAAAATGCGCGTCTCGCTGGCGCTGCAGCCGGTGGCCACCGCCCTGTTCGCCAACTCCCCCTTCGCCGACGGGCGCCCGAACGGCTATCTGTCCTACCGCGCCCATGTCTGGACCGATGTGGACCCCAACCGCACCGGCATGCTGCCCTTCGCCTTCGAAGAGGGGTTCGGCTACGAGCAATACGTGGACTGGGCGCTGGATGCGCCGATGTATTTCGTCAAGCGCGAGGGCCGGTATATCGACGCCTCGGGCCAGTCCTTCCGCGACTTTCTGCAGGGCAAGCTGCCCGCACTGCCGGGCGTGATCCCGGTCCTGAGCGACTGGGAGGATCACCTGTCCACCCTGTTTCCTGAAGTGCGCCTGAAAACCTTCCTGGAGCAGCGCGGCGCCGATGGCGGTCCGTGGAGCAATCTGTGCGCCCTGCCGGCTTTCTGGGTGGGCCTGCTCTATGACGATGCGGCGCTGGACGCGGCGTGGGAGTATGTGAAGGACTGGACGCGCGAGGAACGCGCCTGCCTGCGCATCGGCGCGGCGCGCTTTGCGCTGAAAACCCCGTTCCGCACCCGCACTTTGCAGGACGTCGCCAAGGACGTGCTGGCCATCGCCCGCTCAGGGCTCAAAGCACGCGCCCGCCTTAACGCCCACGGCGAGCACGAAGCGCTGTTCCTCGATGATCTTGACGACATCGCCCGCTCCGGCCTCAGCCCCGCCGAACGCCTGTTGGAGCGCTATCACGGCCCCTGGGGCGGCAAGCTGGATGCGATTTTTGAAGAGGCGGCGTATTAG
- a CDS encoding RsmE family RNA methyltransferase, translating into MSTALPPPPGEGRGGGRSGPDDPPASNHSERRKTGTAQHWSILIGPEGGFAPEERERLRALPGVVPVSLGPRILRADTAAAAALALWQAILGDWG; encoded by the coding sequence GTGTCAACAGCTCTCCCTCCCCCACCGGGGGAGGGCCGGGGTGGGGGGCGCAGTGGTCCGGATGATCCGCCAGCTTCAAACCACAGCGAGAGGCGCAAGACAGGAACGGCTCAACACTGGTCCATCCTGATCGGTCCGGAGGGCGGGTTTGCGCCGGAGGAGCGTGAGCGGTTGCGGGCGTTGCCTGGCGTCGTGCCGGTGAGCCTGGGGCCGCGCATTCTGCGCGCCGACACAGCGGCCGCTGCAGCCCTTGCCCTGTGGCAGGCTATCCTGGGTGATTGGGGCTGA
- the ubiA gene encoding 4-hydroxybenzoate octaprenyltransferase, whose translation MTLNPDRPVLDSLPRTWVDRAPAFARPYLRLARYDRPVGFWLLALPCWMGLAAARLEAGIGWDDLRLALLFGIGAVAMRGAGCTWNDMIDRDLDARVARTADRPLAAGTVTLRQAQIFLGAQLFVGLIVLVMLPVPAILTALAAMVLVAAYPFMKRITWWPQAWLGLTFNWGVLVAGAAAGVLFTPAILFLYAALVVWTLGYDTIYACQDKEDDALAGVKSSALRLEGAVKPFVLACYIASAGLALAAALAGGAGLAFALGFALYAAHLFHIAQTFDPDDNEACLIRFKASVSTGLLLTGAFLLGGL comes from the coding sequence ATGACCCTCAATCCTGATCGTCCCGTCCTTGATTCCCTGCCCAGGACCTGGGTGGACCGCGCGCCGGCCTTCGCCCGGCCCTATCTGCGTCTGGCGCGCTATGACCGGCCCGTGGGCTTCTGGCTGCTGGCCCTCCCGTGCTGGATGGGTCTGGCGGCGGCGCGGCTGGAGGCCGGAATCGGCTGGGACGATTTGCGCCTGGCCCTCCTGTTCGGCATCGGCGCGGTGGCCATGCGCGGCGCAGGCTGCACCTGGAATGACATGATCGACCGCGATCTGGACGCGCGCGTGGCGCGCACGGCCGACCGGCCGCTGGCGGCAGGGACAGTGACGCTGCGCCAGGCGCAGATATTCCTGGGCGCGCAGCTTTTCGTCGGCCTGATCGTTCTGGTCATGCTGCCCGTGCCGGCCATCCTGACGGCGCTGGCAGCGATGGTGCTGGTGGCGGCCTATCCGTTCATGAAGCGCATCACCTGGTGGCCCCAGGCCTGGCTGGGTCTCACCTTCAACTGGGGCGTGCTGGTCGCCGGCGCGGCAGCGGGGGTGCTGTTCACCCCGGCCATCCTGTTCCTCTATGCCGCGCTGGTGGTGTGGACGCTGGGCTATGACACCATTTACGCCTGTCAGGACAAGGAAGATGACGCTCTGGCCGGGGTGAAGTCCTCGGCCCTGAGGCTTGAAGGCGCAGTGAAGCCCTTCGTGCTGGCATGCTATATCGCCTCGGCGGGGCTGGCTCTGGCCGCCGCGCTGGCGGGCGGCGCAGGCCTTGCCTTTGCGCTGGGCTTTGCGCTGTACGCTGCGCACCTGTTCCACATCGCCCAGACTTTTGACCCCGATGACAACGAGGCCTGTCTGATCAGGTTCAAGGCGAGCGTGTCGACCGGCCTGCTTCTGACCGGAGCGTTCCTGCTGGGCGGGTTGTGA
- a CDS encoding methyl-accepting chemotaxis protein, translating to MSIRVKIFFALGVFGLVSVILAGLGIQSMQAYNVRVAAYENAADRAFYGEHLNRLVTAVVMESRGIYASDTTEQAAPFAQGLMRRLDAIDALLDEWSQIVPASGEDRVLFEAVRARTAEFRAFRAETARLGANVDPALANVQGNNDANRSNRRAYQEEINAVVDKNRVELDAIKAELAAFYETRFMVLLIIAVAGVAAGLGLGLFIAVFQVSRPLKNVTHVLEQVSKGDLSVEVPAVQTRDEIGQLWTTVGVLRATLNEAQALKADQEQAEARQRAAQRETMIHTAEQFESEVGALIEDVFQAAGRVYKAAGVVNSNATRSSEESTSAAAACEETSANVQSVAGASEELSASILEISRQISDASSLIGQAVSTARATDADVRALAENASKVGEVVSLIHGIAEQTNLLALNATIEAARAGEAGKGFAVVANEVKALATQTAKATGDIEAQMTAIQAATGHTVDRIADIVKRISDLDALTGGVATSAEQQGAATSDIAHSIQEAAAAAGQIASTVEALKQISDGNGEASSQLLEACETLNGRADQLRTEMTRFVSGIKAA from the coding sequence ATGAGTATTCGCGTCAAGATTTTTTTCGCGCTGGGCGTGTTTGGTCTCGTGTCGGTCATTCTGGCAGGCCTCGGAATTCAAAGCATGCAGGCTTACAATGTCCGGGTGGCAGCGTACGAGAATGCTGCCGACCGCGCCTTTTACGGCGAGCACCTCAACCGCCTTGTGACGGCTGTGGTGATGGAATCGCGCGGCATCTACGCCTCGGACACGACTGAGCAGGCGGCACCGTTCGCGCAAGGCTTGATGCGGCGTCTGGATGCCATCGACGCGCTGCTGGATGAATGGAGCCAGATCGTGCCGGCTTCGGGTGAAGACCGGGTCTTGTTTGAAGCGGTCCGGGCCCGTACGGCGGAGTTTCGGGCATTCCGCGCAGAGACGGCGCGCCTGGGGGCCAATGTGGACCCCGCGCTCGCGAACGTTCAGGGCAATAACGATGCGAACCGCTCCAACCGCCGCGCCTATCAGGAAGAAATCAACGCGGTGGTAGACAAAAATCGGGTCGAGCTTGATGCGATCAAGGCCGAGCTGGCGGCATTCTATGAAACCCGTTTTATGGTTCTGTTGATCATTGCTGTCGCCGGTGTCGCCGCGGGGCTTGGCCTGGGCCTGTTCATCGCCGTGTTCCAGGTCAGCCGGCCGCTCAAAAACGTAACTCACGTGCTGGAACAGGTCTCCAAAGGTGATCTGTCGGTGGAAGTCCCGGCCGTTCAGACCCGTGACGAGATCGGCCAGCTCTGGACCACGGTCGGCGTCTTGCGCGCGACCCTGAACGAGGCGCAGGCGCTCAAGGCCGATCAGGAGCAGGCGGAGGCGCGTCAGCGCGCCGCGCAGCGCGAGACAATGATCCACACCGCTGAACAATTCGAGTCCGAGGTCGGTGCCTTGATCGAGGACGTCTTCCAGGCTGCGGGCCGCGTCTACAAGGCCGCCGGCGTCGTCAACTCGAACGCGACCCGCTCCAGCGAAGAATCCACCTCGGCCGCCGCTGCCTGCGAGGAGACGTCGGCCAATGTGCAGTCGGTGGCCGGCGCGTCGGAAGAGCTGTCCGCGTCCATCCTGGAGATCTCACGCCAGATTTCGGACGCCTCCTCGCTCATCGGCCAGGCTGTATCCACGGCCCGGGCGACCGATGCCGATGTGCGCGCCCTGGCTGAAAATGCCAGCAAGGTGGGCGAAGTCGTCTCGCTGATCCACGGGATTGCCGAGCAGACCAATTTGCTGGCGCTGAACGCCACCATCGAAGCGGCCCGCGCTGGCGAAGCCGGCAAGGGCTTTGCGGTCGTGGCCAACGAGGTGAAGGCGCTCGCCACCCAGACCGCCAAGGCGACGGGCGATATCGAGGCCCAGATGACCGCCATCCAGGCGGCGACGGGCCACACGGTCGATCGTATCGCCGATATCGTGAAGCGCATCAGCGATCTGGATGCTCTGACCGGGGGCGTGGCCACCTCTGCCGAGCAACAGGGTGCTGCCACCAGCGATATCGCCCATTCCATTCAGGAAGCGGCAGCGGCAGCCGGTCAGATCGCCTCGACGGTCGAGGCGCTCAAGCAGATTTCCGATGGCAATGGCGAAGCGTCGAGCCAGCTGCTTGAGGCGTGCGAAACGCTGAACGGCCGCGCCGATCAGCTCAGGACAGAGATGACCCGCTTCGTCTCGGGTATCAAAGCCGCCTAG
- a CDS encoding ABC-type transport auxiliary lipoprotein family protein, which translates to MSALNRKRPLALGAALAAILALSGCISLLPESNPRMLYRLDTGTSETADAPVRGAIALSVERVSAPRALAGDKIAIDRGGAIAYMAGAAWASPAPAMFESVLEDAFQAAAPQVSPVRAEDGVSARFRLDVALRRFEAVYDQGDSAPPLVRVTVRARIIDCDERILAARQVFNHEVRASAHRQGPIVDAFSSASGDAARDIARWAAATVCAADPEAEACG; encoded by the coding sequence ATGAGCGCTCTGAATCGCAAGCGCCCGCTGGCGCTGGGGGCTGCATTGGCGGCGATCCTGGCCCTGAGCGGGTGCATCTCGCTTCTGCCCGAGAGCAATCCGCGCATGCTCTACAGGCTGGATACCGGAACCTCCGAAACGGCTGACGCGCCCGTGCGCGGGGCCATTGCGCTGAGTGTCGAGCGTGTGTCCGCGCCGCGCGCGCTGGCGGGTGACAAGATCGCCATCGATCGCGGCGGTGCCATTGCCTACATGGCCGGTGCCGCGTGGGCCTCGCCTGCGCCGGCGATGTTCGAAAGCGTGCTGGAAGACGCCTTCCAGGCCGCTGCGCCGCAAGTGTCGCCTGTGCGGGCCGAGGACGGGGTGAGTGCGCGCTTCCGTCTGGACGTGGCGCTGCGCCGGTTCGAGGCGGTGTATGATCAGGGTGACAGCGCGCCGCCGCTGGTGCGCGTGACGGTGCGGGCGCGCATCATTGACTGTGACGAACGCATTCTCGCTGCGCGTCAGGTGTTCAATCACGAGGTCCGCGCCAGCGCTCATCGCCAGGGCCCCATCGTGGACGCTTTCTCAAGCGCGTCGGGTGACGCTGCGCGGGACATTGCGCGCTGGGCGGCGGCGACCGTTTGCGCGGCGGACCCGGAAGCAGAGGCCTGCGGCTGA
- a CDS encoding MlaD family protein: METKAHHALVGFFVVFLVLAGGFFALWLSQMAFDREYREYDVLFEGPVRGLRVASEVRFNGIQVGEVTDLGLNPEDTTQVVARIRVDATTPVKVDSVAQLEPQGLTGLSLIQVSGGSQDAARLEGRFGDRAPRIYARQTQLDELISGGETLLESSQVAFTRVGALLSEENIATFSRTMSNIEVLTAELAQEDGLVTELRTALRSLDQAAQDVSGAAISLEQFGRTAEAFLTDEVGVMVADVSAASIEVDRASQETYAMLTELRPGLERFTEEGLGQLTAAIRDLRAALAAIERIVLDLEEDPSGFVARSAGDEVEVPQ, encoded by the coding sequence ATGGAAACTAAAGCCCATCACGCCCTCGTCGGCTTTTTCGTCGTCTTTCTGGTGCTGGCCGGGGGCTTTTTTGCGCTCTGGCTCTCGCAGATGGCGTTTGACCGCGAGTATCGCGAATACGACGTCCTGTTCGAGGGGCCGGTGCGCGGGCTGCGTGTGGCGTCCGAAGTCCGCTTCAACGGCATCCAGGTCGGGGAGGTTACCGATCTGGGGCTTAATCCTGAAGACACCACTCAGGTGGTCGCGCGCATTCGTGTGGATGCGACCACGCCGGTGAAAGTGGACTCCGTCGCGCAGCTGGAGCCGCAAGGCCTGACAGGCTTGTCGCTGATCCAGGTGTCGGGCGGATCACAGGACGCTGCGCGCCTGGAAGGCCGGTTCGGTGACCGGGCACCGCGCATCTACGCCCGCCAGACCCAGCTGGACGAGCTGATATCCGGGGGCGAGACGCTGCTGGAAAGCTCACAGGTCGCGTTTACGCGCGTCGGCGCGCTCCTGAGTGAGGAGAATATCGCCACCTTCTCGCGCACGATGAGTAATATCGAGGTTCTGACCGCTGAACTCGCGCAGGAAGACGGGCTGGTCACCGAGCTGCGCACGGCCCTGCGCAGCCTCGACCAGGCCGCCCAGGACGTATCGGGCGCGGCCATCAGCCTTGAACAGTTCGGCCGCACCGCCGAAGCCTTCCTGACAGACGAAGTCGGGGTAATGGTGGCTGACGTGTCGGCCGCCTCGATCGAGGTGGACCGCGCCTCGCAGGAAACCTACGCCATGCTGACCGAACTGCGCCCCGGTCTGGAGCGCTTCACCGAAGAAGGCCTGGGGCAGCTAACCGCCGCCATTCGCGATCTGCGCGCGGCGCTGGCGGCGATTGAACGCATTGTGCTCGATCTGGAAGAAGACCCGTCGGGCTTTGTTGCCCGTTCGGCGGGTGACGAAGTGGAGGTGCCGCAATGA
- a CDS encoding ABC transporter ATP-binding protein: protein MSADLLIEVRGLVTRFGTHVVHDGLDLEVRRGEVLGIVGGSGSGKSVLLNSIIGLLQPAKGEILFDGKARSKFTGEEQLALERRWGVLFQYGALFSALSVRENVMAPMREHLSMGRALMEELADLKISLAGLGPEAAGKLPSELSGGMRKRAALARSLALDPDILFLDEPTAGLDPIAAGKFDTLIGELSKTLDLTVVMITHDLDTLHTICDRVAVIAEKRVIANAPLAELTQNPHPWIQEYFGGPRGRAALRSGAGQ, encoded by the coding sequence ATGAGCGCCGACCTGCTCATCGAAGTGCGCGGGCTGGTGACCCGGTTTGGCACCCATGTGGTCCATGACGGGCTGGACCTGGAGGTCCGGCGTGGCGAGGTTCTGGGTATTGTCGGCGGCTCGGGATCAGGCAAGTCGGTGCTGCTCAATTCCATCATCGGCCTGCTCCAACCGGCCAAAGGCGAGATCCTGTTCGACGGCAAGGCGCGCTCGAAATTCACCGGCGAAGAGCAACTGGCACTGGAGCGGCGCTGGGGTGTCCTGTTTCAGTATGGCGCGCTGTTCTCTGCACTGAGCGTGCGCGAAAACGTCATGGCACCGATGCGCGAGCACCTGTCCATGGGCCGCGCGCTGATGGAAGAGCTGGCCGACCTCAAGATTTCGCTGGCCGGGCTGGGCCCTGAGGCTGCCGGCAAGCTGCCGTCCGAGCTGTCGGGCGGGATGCGCAAGCGCGCCGCGCTCGCGCGTTCACTGGCCCTGGACCCCGATATTCTCTTTCTCGACGAGCCGACGGCGGGGCTTGATCCCATCGCAGCGGGTAAATTCGACACATTGATCGGGGAATTGTCGAAGACTCTGGACCTCACGGTAGTGATGATCACGCACGATCTTGATACATTGCACACGATTTGCGACCGGGTGGCGGTCATCGCGGAAAAGCGCGTCATCGCCAATGCGCCGCTGGCCGAGCTGACGCAAAACCCGCACCCGTGGATACAGGAATATTTCGGCGGACCGCGCGGGCGGGCCGCGCTGCGCTCGGGTGCCGGGCAATGA
- a CDS encoding ABC transporter permease: protein MSADTIKPGRASLSTRLEAGRLILEPRGDWVVQAIARLDAPLRKLEAESDPGSLALDVTGLGRIDTAGAYLLGRTFGACPDAGDDITYIGEHPTARRLISDIRTRQVRCQPEPDIDRSFMGIMARIGAGAHAVWLETVESFAFFGRTVLTALAVAPIPTRWRVTSMVALMESVGVNALPIIAVLSLFIGAVVAYMGANLLEVFGFSIFTVDLVGIAVLREFAVLITAILLAGRSASAFTASIGSMKMQQEVDAMKVMGLDPYEVLVLPRLVACVVMAPLLTLAAMLSGLFGGMLVSWTTLDISPAQFIIRLQDSVPIQHMFVGLSKAPVFGLIIAVIGCRHGLKVGGDVESLGSAVTTAVVQAIFAVILIDALFAMLYLELDI from the coding sequence ATGAGCGCCGATACGATCAAGCCTGGCCGGGCAAGTCTCTCGACGCGCCTGGAGGCCGGACGCCTGATCCTGGAGCCGCGTGGCGACTGGGTCGTGCAGGCTATTGCGCGACTGGATGCGCCGCTGCGCAAGCTGGAAGCCGAGAGCGACCCGGGCAGTCTCGCACTTGACGTGACCGGCCTGGGGCGGATCGATACGGCGGGCGCGTATCTGCTGGGCCGCACCTTCGGGGCGTGCCCGGATGCGGGTGATGACATCACCTATATCGGCGAACACCCCACCGCCCGGCGCCTGATCTCGGATATCCGAACCCGTCAAGTGCGCTGCCAGCCCGAGCCCGATATCGACCGGTCATTCATGGGCATCATGGCGCGCATCGGTGCCGGCGCTCATGCGGTCTGGCTGGAAACCGTGGAGAGCTTTGCGTTTTTCGGGCGCACCGTCCTGACGGCGCTGGCGGTGGCGCCGATCCCGACACGCTGGCGTGTGACCTCGATGGTGGCGCTGATGGAATCGGTGGGCGTCAATGCGCTGCCGATCATCGCGGTCCTCTCCCTGTTCATCGGTGCCGTGGTCGCCTACATGGGCGCCAACCTGCTCGAAGTGTTCGGGTTTTCGATTTTCACCGTCGACCTCGTGGGCATTGCCGTGCTGCGCGAGTTTGCGGTGCTGATCACGGCCATCCTGCTGGCGGGGCGCTCGGCCTCGGCCTTCACCGCCTCCATCGGATCGATGAAGATGCAGCAGGAAGTCGACGCCATGAAGGTCATGGGGCTCGATCCGTATGAGGTGCTGGTCCTGCCCCGGCTGGTGGCCTGCGTGGTGATGGCGCCGCTGCTGACCCTGGCAGCGATGCTGAGCGGGTTGTTTGGCGGCATGCTGGTCAGCTGGACAACGCTGGATATTTCGCCGGCCCAGTTCATCATTCGCCTTCAGGACTCAGTGCCGATCCAGCACATGTTTGTGGGCCTGTCGAAAGCCCCTGTGTTCGGCCTGATCATCGCCGTCATCGGTTGCCGCCATGGTCTGAAGGTGGGCGGTGATGTGGAGAGCCTCGGGTCGGCGGTGACCACAGCGGTGGTGCAGGCGATTTTTGCCGTGATCCTGATCGATGCCCTGTTCGCCATGCTTTATCTGGAGCTCGACATATGA
- a CDS encoding MFS transporter, which yields MELRLFPLPRPARFALFYSAFYIGFGAYLPYMPVWFEARGLSPEMIGAAGAAAMAGRVLAAPLGAYLADRAPRRRMAVAAFSIAALLIFLAHIPAREPWLIVALAGLAGGAYTGINPIIDAFAMGESRRRRFAFGPPRAIGSGAFILGNVGCGALISLLGGEAALYWTLAGAALAVLASFWLPEGRRAPAPPAGVPRPGVRAALMAGGMPLAFAASALIQGAHGFYYTFSAVAWQAQGIAPAWIGALWATGVGAEIVFFTLSARYMARFPPAVLMAVGGAAAILRWGLLSLSPPLAALFVLQGLHALSFGATYLGFLRYASDHVPDRFAATAQAVNSALSGGLVLAAASFTSGFAYAAFGAGGFAMMAIPAGLGLVCAITLANRGRSRP from the coding sequence ATGGAGCTGCGCCTTTTCCCCCTGCCGCGCCCGGCGCGTTTTGCGTTGTTCTACAGCGCCTTCTATATCGGCTTTGGTGCCTATCTGCCCTACATGCCGGTCTGGTTCGAGGCGCGGGGCTTAAGCCCTGAAATGATTGGCGCTGCAGGGGCGGCGGCTATGGCGGGGCGGGTGCTGGCGGCGCCGCTGGGGGCGTATCTGGCCGACCGCGCGCCGCGCCGGCGCATGGCGGTGGCGGCCTTCTCGATTGCGGCGCTGCTGATCTTTCTGGCGCACATTCCGGCGCGCGAGCCCTGGCTGATCGTCGCGCTCGCAGGGCTGGCGGGCGGCGCCTATACCGGCATCAACCCGATCATCGACGCGTTCGCCATGGGCGAATCGCGCCGGCGCCGGTTCGCGTTCGGACCGCCGCGCGCCATCGGGTCAGGGGCGTTCATCCTGGGCAATGTGGGCTGCGGCGCGCTGATCTCGCTGCTCGGCGGGGAGGCGGCGCTGTACTGGACGCTGGCCGGGGCCGCGCTGGCGGTGCTGGCCTCGTTCTGGTTGCCCGAAGGCCGGCGCGCCCCGGCGCCGCCTGCGGGGGTCCCGCGCCCCGGTGTGCGCGCCGCACTGATGGCCGGCGGCATGCCGCTGGCGTTTGCTGCCTCGGCACTGATCCAGGGCGCGCACGGGTTCTATTACACGTTCTCGGCGGTGGCCTGGCAGGCGCAGGGGATCGCCCCGGCCTGGATTGGGGCGCTATGGGCCACCGGCGTGGGGGCAGAGATTGTCTTCTTCACACTGTCGGCGCGCTATATGGCGCGGTTTCCGCCTGCGGTGCTGATGGCGGTGGGCGGTGCAGCGGCGATCCTGCGCTGGGGATTACTCTCCCTGTCGCCGCCGCTCGCGGCCCTGTTTGTGCTGCAAGGCCTGCATGCGCTGAGCTTTGGCGCAACCTATCTGGGTTTCCTGCGTTATGCGTCTGATCACGTGCCCGACCGGTTCGCGGCCACGGCGCAGGCCGTCAACTCGGCTTTGTCGGGCGGGCTGGTCCTGGCCGCCGCCAGCTTCACCTCCGGTTTCGCCTATGCGGCGTTCGGGGCGGGCGGGTTTGCCATGATGGCGATCCCGGCCGGGCTGGGTCTTGTCTGCGCCATAACGCTCGCAAACCGGGGGCGAAGCAGGCCATAA
- a CDS encoding glycosyltransferase family 4 protein, which translates to MTSYRSHPHVGGQGVYVRELTRALAREGCSVTVASGPPYPELDDAIVLERLPSLDLFAAPNALMALRWKHLVSQADLHEWAAHNTGAFGEMTAFALRLESFLAANAGRFDVIHDNQTLAAPLARIAKRTPVITTLHHPIAIDRDFAVAGAATRMGRILSRRWHSFVEVQARAARKLEHFLCVSEASRRAYATRCGVDPARVMVAHNGIDHATYYPDPAVVREEDKLVALASADVPIKGLDVLIEALDALKREGRIVRLTVIGQLREGQAKRALERAGLMDQVTFVSGLTREAIADLYRRCTVFVSASRFEGFGFPTAEAMACGAPVIVSDGGALPEVAGDAGLVTPAGDSQALAQALSGLLGDPDRRARIGAACAARAASAFRWDDHARAALALYDEALSAREGAAAP; encoded by the coding sequence GTGACGAGCTACCGCTCCCACCCCCATGTCGGGGGACAGGGCGTGTATGTGCGCGAGCTGACGCGGGCGCTGGCGCGCGAGGGCTGCTCTGTGACCGTCGCCTCCGGACCGCCCTACCCGGAGCTGGATGACGCGATTGTGCTGGAGCGCCTGCCCTCGCTGGATTTGTTCGCCGCGCCCAACGCCCTCATGGCGCTGCGCTGGAAGCATCTGGTTTCGCAGGCTGATTTGCATGAGTGGGCTGCGCACAATACCGGTGCCTTTGGTGAAATGACGGCGTTTGCCCTGCGTCTGGAATCCTTCCTCGCCGCCAATGCCGGCCGCTTCGACGTGATCCACGACAACCAGACCCTGGCCGCACCTCTGGCGCGAATCGCAAAGCGCACGCCGGTGATCACCACGCTGCACCATCCCATCGCCATTGATCGGGATTTCGCTGTGGCGGGCGCGGCGACGCGCATGGGCCGCATCCTGTCGCGACGCTGGCATTCCTTTGTGGAGGTGCAGGCGCGCGCAGCGCGAAAACTGGAGCATTTCCTGTGTGTGTCAGAGGCGTCGCGCCGCGCCTATGCCACGCGTTGCGGGGTCGATCCGGCGCGCGTCATGGTGGCCCATAACGGCATTGATCACGCGACGTATTATCCCGATCCGGCGGTCGTGCGGGAGGAGGACAAGCTGGTTGCGCTGGCCTCGGCAGATGTCCCCATCAAAGGCCTCGACGTGCTCATCGAGGCGCTGGACGCGCTCAAGCGCGAGGGCCGCATCGTCCGCCTGACCGTGATCGGCCAGTTGCGCGAAGGTCAGGCGAAACGCGCGCTCGAACGCGCCGGTCTGATGGATCAGGTGACCTTCGTCTCCGGCCTCACCCGCGAGGCCATCGCCGATCTCTACCGGCGCTGCACGGTGTTCGTCTCCGCGTCGCGGTTTGAAGGTTTCGGCTTTCCTACCGCTGAGGCAATGGCCTGCGGCGCGCCGGTGATCGTCTCCGATGGCGGCGCCCTGCCGGAAGTCGCGGGCGATGCCGGCCTCGTGACACCGGCGGGCGACAGCCAGGCTCTGGCACAGGCACTGTCGGGCCTGCTCGGCGATCCTGACCGCCGCGCCCGGATCGGGGCCGCCTGCGCCGCACGTGCCGCGTCCGCCTTCCGCTGGGACGATCATGCCCGCGCCGCGCTTGCGTTGTACGACGAGGCTCTGTCTGCGCGCGAAGGCGCCGCCGCCCCATGA